In the Ruminococcus sp. OA3 genome, one interval contains:
- a CDS encoding tetratricopeptide repeat protein produces MNCMNCGALLNESSHCPKCGFDVVVQKKAYLLSNLYYNQGLEKAEIRDLSGAIDLLKRSLKFNKLNIQARNLLGLVYFETGEAVSALSEWVISKNIMPEGNIAAEYIDRLQANANKLDGINQTIKKYNEALGCCRNGSSDVAVIQLKKILTQNPKLIKAYHLLALNYIHEKEYEKARRILKKAAKIDKTNSTTLRFLREVDEQTGTHTNLESRWNFRRSKREEREEQMGVNDVILPPAFRESSVFSTVLNIGFGLVVGACVVWFLFVPARVQSINREANHKVTEYSNTMASQAAELSKMEDKIKESEETVTSAQDQISQADERVTSYENLIKAWSAYQEENYTNAANSLAEVNVELLSVDAKAIYDNIYADIRSTLFSKFKSAGIEAFDQQDYATAITQLMQALEIDNTDYEVLNVLAHCYRESGDTQNALKYFQEIITQNPDTRRASSAQAYIDAINSGQDILDADGDGETSAGDGEEDEGSPEGNEGEGDGSPTDSGNEGDTGDIYEE; encoded by the coding sequence ATGAATTGTATGAACTGCGGTGCTCTGTTGAATGAATCCTCACACTGCCCAAAGTGCGGGTTCGATGTAGTGGTGCAGAAAAAAGCATATCTTCTTTCGAATCTCTATTATAATCAGGGGCTTGAAAAGGCGGAAATCCGAGACTTGTCCGGAGCGATCGATCTGCTGAAACGGAGTTTGAAATTTAATAAACTGAATATACAGGCGAGAAATCTGCTTGGCCTGGTGTATTTCGAGACGGGAGAAGCTGTCTCTGCGCTGAGTGAATGGGTGATCAGCAAGAATATCATGCCGGAAGGGAATATAGCGGCAGAATATATTGACAGGCTGCAGGCAAACGCCAATAAGCTGGATGGAATCAATCAAACGATAAAAAAATATAATGAGGCGCTGGGTTGCTGCAGAAACGGCAGTTCTGATGTGGCGGTGATTCAGTTGAAAAAGATTCTGACACAGAATCCTAAACTGATCAAAGCATACCATCTGCTTGCGCTGAATTATATTCATGAGAAAGAATACGAGAAGGCCAGGCGGATTCTCAAAAAGGCAGCAAAAATTGATAAGACAAACTCCACAACGCTGCGCTTTCTCAGAGAAGTCGACGAACAGACCGGCACGCATACGAATCTGGAATCAAGATGGAATTTCAGGAGGAGTAAACGTGAAGAACGGGAAGAGCAGATGGGTGTAAATGATGTTATTCTGCCCCCTGCTTTCAGAGAGAGCTCTGTGTTTTCTACGGTCCTGAATATCGGTTTTGGCCTTGTTGTGGGGGCGTGTGTCGTATGGTTTCTGTTTGTTCCGGCAAGGGTACAGAGCATTAACCGTGAGGCGAATCATAAGGTTACGGAGTACAGCAATACGATGGCCAGCCAGGCGGCAGAGCTGTCTAAGATGGAAGATAAGATAAAGGAATCGGAAGAAACTGTAACATCCGCACAGGATCAGATTTCCCAGGCGGATGAGCGTGTGACCAGTTATGAAAACCTGATCAAAGCATGGAGTGCCTATCAGGAAGAAAATTATACGAACGCAGCAAACTCACTTGCTGAGGTGAACGTGGAGCTGTTGTCGGTAGACGCGAAGGCGATCTATGACAATATCTATGCGGATATAAGGTCCACACTGTTTTCAAAATTCAAATCGGCGGGAATTGAGGCGTTTGATCAGCAGGATTATGCGACAGCAATCACGCAGCTGATGCAGGCTCTGGAGATCGATAATACGGATTATGAAGTGCTGAATGTTTTGGCACATTGTTACCGTGAAAGCGGTGATACACAAAATGCATTGAAGTATTTCCAGGAGATCATTACACAGAATCCGGATACGCGGCGTGCATCGAGTGCACAGGCGTATATCGATGCCATCAACAGCGGCCAGGATATCCTGGATGCAGATGGAGATGGGGAAACGTCCGCCGGTGACGGTGAGGAAGACGAAGGAAGTCCGGAAGGGAATGAGGGCGAAGGGGATGGTTCCCCGACAGATTCCGGAAATGAAGGTGATACCGGGGACATTTACGAAGAATAG
- the spoVAD gene encoding stage V sporulation protein AD, which translates to MKQTIGKQSIELKKEVYVLSGASIVGSKEKEGPLGLCFDCAKEDPMLGMNSWEEAESTLQKEAAQLAVQKAGMQNSQIRMIFAGDLLAQSIASSFGIVTLGIPLYGLYGACSTMGEALSLGSMAVAGEYADYVLALTSSHFGSAEKEFRFPLEYGNQRPLSAAWTVTGSGACVLGTKRSRVKITGITTGKIVDYGLKDSQNMGACMAPAACDTIFCNLKDFIRKPEDYDHIITGDLGYVGQRILLDLLKEKGCDIHRQHLDCGMLIYDQENQDTHAGGSGCGCAATVFASYILPRLESGEWKRILFVPTGALLSKVSFYEGQSVPGIAHGVVLEHVEA; encoded by the coding sequence ATGAAACAGACAATTGGAAAACAAAGCATTGAATTAAAGAAAGAGGTATACGTACTGAGCGGTGCTTCCATTGTGGGCAGTAAAGAGAAGGAAGGGCCGCTTGGCCTGTGTTTTGACTGCGCAAAAGAAGACCCCATGCTTGGGATGAACAGCTGGGAAGAGGCTGAGAGCACGCTCCAGAAAGAGGCGGCGCAACTTGCGGTTCAAAAGGCCGGGATGCAGAACAGCCAGATACGCATGATTTTTGCTGGGGACCTGCTGGCACAGTCGATTGCCTCAAGTTTTGGGATCGTCACTCTCGGGATACCGCTGTACGGTCTGTACGGGGCCTGCTCCACTATGGGGGAGGCTCTGTCTCTTGGCTCGATGGCGGTGGCGGGAGAATATGCAGATTACGTGCTGGCACTTACATCGAGTCATTTCGGAAGTGCAGAGAAAGAATTTCGCTTTCCGCTTGAGTACGGGAATCAGAGGCCTCTTTCAGCAGCCTGGACGGTCACGGGAAGCGGCGCATGCGTACTTGGCACAAAAAGAAGCAGGGTAAAGATAACGGGGATCACGACAGGTAAGATCGTTGATTATGGACTTAAGGACTCACAAAACATGGGAGCCTGCATGGCGCCGGCGGCATGCGATACCATATTCTGTAATCTGAAGGACTTTATCAGAAAACCGGAAGACTATGATCATATCATAACAGGAGATCTCGGATATGTCGGACAGAGAATCCTGCTGGATCTGCTGAAAGAAAAAGGGTGTGATATCCACAGGCAGCATCTGGACTGCGGCATGCTTATCTATGATCAGGAGAATCAGGATACACATGCGGGAGGGAGCGGCTGTGGCTGTGCTGCCACTGTGTTTGCTTCTTATATTTTGCCGAGACTTGAGAGCGGTGAGTGGAAGCGGATTCTGTTTGTTCCGACAGGAGCATTGCTGTCTAAAGTCAGTTTTTATGAAGGGCAAAGTGTTCCTGGTATCGCGCACGGTGTTGTACTGGAACATGTAGAAGCGTAA
- a CDS encoding folylpolyglutamate synthase/dihydrofolate synthase family protein, with amino-acid sequence MNYTEAVTYIEQIPRFAIKEPLAHAKELLRRVGDPQNTMKVIHVAGTNGKGSVCAYLASMLQEGGLSCGLFTSPHLVSMNERFRVNGEMMDNASFVRLFGRVKQVIDEFVAEGREHPSYFEILFAVGMLYFQEKQVEYAVLETGLGGRLDATNTVSHPLACIITSISLDHTEYLGDTVDKIAAEKAGIIKPGVPVIFDGCNPDAAAVIKRRADELGSPAFMLEESMYKAISNTPEGIRFLFDGADELAIPYVAAYQMMNASLAYFTMKVLSNVHGLKDEVLRRGIAGTRWEGRMETILPGVIVDGAHNEDGVRRFVETAVHFKKDYKITILFSAVADKRYREMIAEICRQIQPDAVVAAQIEGERSVPAGALAEEFRKNGCRKVHEQPDIGKAFDEACTMRGDGLLFCVGSLYLVGEIKKCLRRYENDKL; translated from the coding sequence TTGAATTATACAGAAGCAGTTACTTATATAGAACAGATTCCGCGATTTGCGATTAAAGAACCGCTTGCTCATGCAAAAGAACTTCTTCGCCGTGTGGGAGATCCGCAGAACACTATGAAGGTGATTCATGTGGCAGGGACGAATGGGAAAGGCAGCGTATGTGCTTATCTGGCATCGATGCTGCAGGAAGGTGGACTTTCCTGTGGTTTGTTTACGTCTCCGCATCTGGTGAGTATGAATGAACGTTTTCGCGTGAACGGCGAAATGATGGATAATGCGTCCTTTGTCAGATTGTTTGGCAGGGTAAAGCAGGTGATTGACGAATTTGTGGCAGAAGGACGGGAACATCCGAGCTACTTTGAGATCCTGTTTGCTGTAGGGATGCTTTATTTTCAGGAAAAACAGGTCGAGTATGCTGTGCTGGAGACCGGACTGGGCGGGAGGCTGGATGCGACGAACACGGTTTCGCATCCTCTTGCATGCATTATTACATCGATCAGCCTCGACCATACAGAATATCTGGGGGACACTGTGGATAAGATCGCCGCCGAAAAAGCCGGCATTATCAAGCCGGGAGTTCCCGTGATATTTGACGGGTGCAATCCGGATGCGGCAGCGGTGATAAAAAGACGTGCGGATGAACTTGGAAGCCCGGCATTTATGCTGGAGGAGTCCATGTATAAGGCGATCAGTAATACTCCGGAGGGAATCAGATTTCTATTTGATGGAGCGGATGAACTGGCGATTCCGTATGTGGCCGCATATCAGATGATGAATGCATCCCTGGCTTATTTTACGATGAAGGTCCTGAGTAATGTACATGGTCTGAAGGACGAGGTGCTCAGACGAGGAATTGCAGGCACAAGGTGGGAAGGCCGTATGGAAACGATACTTCCCGGAGTGATCGTGGACGGGGCCCATAATGAAGACGGTGTACGCAGGTTTGTGGAGACGGCAGTTCATTTTAAAAAGGATTATAAGATTACAATTTTATTTTCCGCAGTTGCAGACAAGCGGTACAGGGAAATGATCGCTGAAATCTGCCGGCAGATTCAGCCGGATGCTGTCGTTGCTGCTCAGATTGAAGGCGAACGCAGCGTACCTGCAGGGGCGCTTGCAGAGGAGTTTCGGAAGAACGGGTGCCGCAAGGTGCATGAACAGCCTGATATCGGCAAGGCGTTTGATGAGGCATGCACAATGCGGGGGGATGGTCTTTTGTTCTGCGTGGGGTCCCTGTATCTTGTGGGGGAGATCAAGAAGTGTCTAAGGAGATACGAAAATGATAAATTATGA
- a CDS encoding stage V sporulation protein AB: protein MYVVLCFLGLCFGGVIASGVVAFIISLGIVPRYAGITRTAEHIMLYENMAILGAVVGNVMCFLPVGIPLGWIGLLVFGTFSGIFLGSWIVALGEVVDIYAILFRRTGIVKGVAFVIVSMALGKVLGSLWFFYKGW, encoded by the coding sequence ATGTATGTGGTGCTGTGTTTTTTGGGGCTGTGTTTTGGGGGTGTGATCGCAAGCGGAGTCGTGGCTTTTATCATCAGTCTTGGGATTGTACCGCGTTATGCGGGGATCACGAGGACGGCTGAACACATCATGCTGTATGAAAATATGGCTATTCTGGGAGCGGTGGTCGGGAATGTGATGTGCTTTCTGCCGGTGGGGATTCCTCTTGGCTGGATCGGCCTGCTGGTGTTCGGTACATTTTCCGGAATTTTTCTGGGGAGCTGGATTGTGGCACTCGGTGAAGTAGTGGATATCTATGCGATCCTGTTTCGGAGAACCGGAATTGTCAAAGGTGTTGCGTTTGTGATTGTCAGTATGGCACTTGGAAAAGTGCTCGGTTCATTGTGGTTTTTCTATAAAGGATGGTGA
- a CDS encoding stage V sporulation protein AA, translating to MSTMLYLQTDKNIRVSSPDVYLKDIANLSCSDPAVLAKMQALKIRTIKEEQYGRYPIAVTDIVKKIQVLDSNVDVTHIGEPNFIITFEDPSKKHRLMSVIKIIFVCIVTFIGTAFSIMTFNSDVDIPKLFEEIYVQFTGLEYTGFTVLEISYSIGIGLGAVFFFNHFGKRKLTQDPTPMEVEMRTYEDSVDTTIIEQEERKGKE from the coding sequence ATGAGTACGATGCTTTATTTGCAGACAGATAAAAATATCAGGGTGAGCAGTCCGGATGTTTACCTTAAGGATATTGCGAACCTCTCGTGCAGTGATCCGGCAGTGCTTGCCAAAATGCAGGCGCTGAAAATACGGACCATCAAGGAGGAGCAGTACGGACGGTATCCTATAGCCGTGACCGATATCGTGAAAAAGATACAGGTACTGGACTCTAATGTGGATGTGACTCATATTGGAGAACCTAATTTTATCATTACATTTGAAGACCCGTCGAAAAAGCATCGGCTGATGAGCGTGATAAAAATTATTTTTGTGTGTATTGTAACCTTTATCGGCACGGCATTTTCGATTATGACGTTCAACTCTGATGTGGATATACCCAAGCTTTTTGAGGAAATTTACGTGCAGTTTACCGGACTTGAATACACGGGCTTTACAGTGCTTGAGATATCGTATTCTATCGGCATCGGTCTTGGCGCCGTGTTCTTTTTTAATCATTTTGGCAAACGAAAGCTTACGCAGGACCCGACGCCGATGGAGGTTGAAATGCGTACCTATGAAGATTCGGTGGATACTACGATCATCGAGCAGGAGGAGCGGAAAGGGAAGGAATAG
- the murB gene encoding UDP-N-acetylmuramate dehydrogenase — MKESIYEKLCAVVGEDFVQQEEPMKNHTTFRIGGPADYFVSPRNAGQTADVLRLCRDEKIPGCIIGNGSNLLVSDDGYRGVIIQLYRNMSGITVEGIRIRAQAGALLSQIGSRALEHGLTGMEFAAGIPGTAGGAVVMNAGAYGGEMKDILAEVTVLKQDGEILVIPADRLELGYRTSIIKREHYIVLEAVFELEKGDISAIRERMDELKRQRCEKQPLEFPSAGSTFKRPQGYFAGKLIMDAGLRGYRVGGAMISEKHCGFVVNVQDATARDVRNLMEHVRKEVKARFGVELEPEVKFLGEFH; from the coding sequence TTGAAGGAATCGATATATGAAAAATTATGTGCGGTTGTCGGTGAGGATTTTGTGCAGCAGGAGGAGCCCATGAAAAATCATACGACATTCCGTATCGGAGGACCGGCAGATTATTTTGTAAGTCCGCGGAATGCCGGGCAGACAGCTGATGTACTGAGGCTGTGCAGGGATGAGAAGATACCCGGCTGCATTATTGGAAATGGAAGCAACCTTCTCGTCAGTGATGACGGGTATCGGGGAGTGATTATTCAGCTCTATAGAAATATGAGTGGCATTACGGTTGAAGGTATACGGATCAGGGCTCAGGCGGGGGCTCTTCTCTCGCAGATTGGCAGCAGGGCGCTGGAGCACGGACTTACCGGCATGGAATTTGCCGCGGGGATACCGGGGACAGCCGGCGGTGCGGTTGTAATGAATGCGGGTGCTTATGGCGGTGAGATGAAAGATATCCTTGCGGAAGTAACCGTACTGAAACAGGATGGGGAGATCCTTGTGATACCGGCAGACAGGCTGGAACTGGGGTATCGCACCAGCATCATTAAAAGAGAACATTATATTGTTTTGGAAGCTGTGTTTGAACTTGAAAAGGGTGATATTTCCGCAATCCGTGAGAGGATGGATGAGCTGAAAAGACAGAGGTGTGAGAAACAGCCGCTTGAATTTCCGAGTGCGGGAAGCACGTTTAAGAGACCACAGGGATATTTTGCAGGCAAACTGATCATGGATGCCGGGCTCCGGGGGTACCGTGTCGGAGGCGCCATGATATCGGAAAAACATTGTGGATTCGTCGTAAATGTGCAGGATGCTACGGCGCGGGACGTACGAAATCTGATGGAACATGTGAGAAAAGAAGTAAAAGCACGGTTTGGAGTGGAATTGGAACCGGAAGTTAAGTTTTTGGGAGAATTTCATTAA
- a CDS encoding tRNA threonylcarbamoyladenosine dehydratase, whose product MQQELSRTEVLIGSEGIRQLSRVKVAVFGLGGVGSYVVEALARCGIGSLTLVDHDVISVTNMNRQLFALHSTIGKFKTEVAKDRVRDIDPDMLVHTYQTFYNEETAGLFDLQSFDYVVDAIDTVTSKLLLIENAKKAGTPIICSMGTGNKLDPGRFEITDISKTSVCPLAKVMRQELRKRRIKKVKVLYSKEVPVKRRADTDERKGNTTHPVPGSISFVPSAAGLILAGEVIRDLLSQKSIK is encoded by the coding sequence TTGCAGCAGGAGCTTTCCAGAACAGAGGTTTTAATAGGGAGCGAAGGGATACGGCAGCTTAGCAGGGTGAAAGTAGCTGTCTTTGGCCTGGGGGGAGTCGGGTCATACGTTGTTGAGGCTTTGGCGAGGTGCGGGATTGGATCGCTGACTTTGGTAGATCACGATGTGATTTCTGTGACCAACATGAACCGTCAGCTGTTTGCACTGCATTCGACGATCGGAAAATTTAAAACAGAGGTGGCGAAAGACAGGGTGCGTGATATAGATCCTGATATGCTGGTGCATACATATCAGACGTTCTATAATGAAGAGACCGCCGGACTGTTTGATCTTCAGTCGTTTGACTACGTTGTCGATGCGATTGATACGGTAACGTCTAAGCTTTTATTGATTGAAAATGCGAAAAAAGCGGGAACGCCGATTATATGTTCTATGGGAACGGGCAATAAACTGGATCCGGGACGATTTGAGATTACAGATATTTCTAAGACCAGTGTCTGCCCGCTGGCCAAAGTGATGCGCCAGGAACTTCGAAAACGCAGAATTAAAAAGGTGAAGGTTCTTTATTCCAAAGAGGTTCCCGTGAAGAGAAGAGCAGATACGGATGAGAGGAAAGGCAATACGACACATCCTGTCCCGGGAAGTATATCATTTGTTCCGTCGGCGGCAGGGCTGATACTGGCAGGTGAAGTCATTCGCGATTTACTGAGTCAAAAAAGCATAAAATAA
- a CDS encoding SpoVA/SpoVAEb family sporulation membrane protein, which produces MESLKTEASKKEYEKYVKEVTPVHSLPANMLKAFIVGGLICVLGQFLLNMAQGQGLDKEKAAAWCSLILVLLSAVLTGFNIYPKLAKFAGAGALVPITGFANSVAAAAIEYQTEGEVFGKGAKIFSIAGPVILYGITSSWIIGLIYWILKICGVVG; this is translated from the coding sequence ATGGAAAGTCTGAAAACAGAAGCAAGTAAAAAAGAATATGAAAAGTATGTCAAAGAAGTAACACCGGTGCACAGCCTGCCTGCCAACATGCTGAAGGCGTTTATTGTGGGAGGGCTGATCTGCGTGCTCGGACAGTTTCTGCTGAATATGGCTCAGGGGCAGGGACTTGACAAAGAGAAAGCAGCAGCCTGGTGTTCCCTGATTCTGGTGCTTTTGAGTGCGGTGTTGACGGGATTCAATATTTATCCTAAACTTGCAAAGTTCGCGGGTGCGGGAGCCCTTGTACCGATTACGGGATTTGCCAATTCCGTAGCTGCGGCAGCGATCGAATACCAGACAGAAGGGGAGGTCTTTGGAAAGGGCGCCAAGATTTTTTCGATCGCGGGACCGGTCATCTTATATGGGATCACAAGCTCGTGGATCATCGGCCTGATTTACTGGATATTGAAAATCTGCGGTGTGGTGGGCTGA
- a CDS encoding anti-sigma factor antagonist (This anti-anti-sigma factor, or anti-sigma factor antagonist, belongs to a family that includes characterized members SpoIIAA, RsbV, RsfA, and RsfB.), translating to MDDMFRVSGTSLTVFVPKELDHHIAEMLNQKTDWIMEQKNIRRIIFDFRETDFMDSSGIGVIMGRYRNINLIGGNVEAVHVNDRIDKLLHMSGIYKLISISREKKWNIKGNQKGEQYGEHE from the coding sequence ATGGATGACATGTTTCGTGTAAGTGGGACGAGCCTTACAGTTTTCGTTCCGAAAGAATTAGATCATCATATTGCGGAAATGCTGAATCAGAAGACGGACTGGATTATGGAGCAAAAAAATATTCGGCGAATCATTTTTGACTTCAGGGAAACGGATTTTATGGACAGTTCAGGGATCGGAGTGATCATGGGGAGATATAGAAATATCAACCTGATCGGCGGGAATGTAGAGGCGGTGCATGTAAATGACCGGATTGATAAACTGCTCCATATGTCAGGAATATATAAACTGATATCGATCAGCAGGGAGAAAAAATGGAATATCAAGGGGAATCAGAAAGGGGAACAGTATGGAGAACACGAATGA
- a CDS encoding ZIP family metal transporter yields MQLAVITAFGVGGATIVGVLIGFLFRGIPHRFNDIILSYAAGIMLGAAVLGLIVPSLEEGNVWISLLGILTGAVFLNFADRLTPHLHRITGMDQEAHADRQSQLNKVMLFVMAIAIHNLPEGIAAGVGFGTENIGNAITVAIGIALQNIPEGMVIVSPLIMAGVPRFRVFVIACFTGVIEIIGTMIGFGAVTVASAILPFALAFAGGTMIYVVSDEMIPETHSHGYERQATYALLFGFMTMILMDWYI; encoded by the coding sequence ATGCAGCTGGCAGTCATTACGGCGTTTGGTGTAGGAGGAGCCACCATTGTCGGAGTTTTGATCGGGTTTTTATTTCGCGGGATACCACATCGCTTCAATGATATTATACTGAGCTATGCAGCCGGGATCATGCTTGGGGCAGCAGTGCTTGGACTGATCGTTCCCTCTCTGGAAGAGGGCAATGTCTGGATTTCGCTTCTGGGGATACTGACGGGGGCGGTGTTTTTAAATTTTGCAGACCGGCTCACCCCGCATCTTCACCGCATTACGGGAATGGACCAGGAAGCACATGCTGACAGGCAGAGCCAGCTGAATAAAGTCATGCTTTTCGTGATGGCGATTGCTATTCATAATCTGCCGGAGGGGATCGCTGCCGGGGTTGGCTTTGGCACGGAAAATATAGGGAATGCGATAACGGTGGCTATCGGTATTGCGCTTCAGAATATCCCGGAGGGGATGGTGATCGTGTCTCCTCTTATTATGGCTGGAGTGCCCAGATTCCGCGTGTTTGTCATAGCGTGTTTTACCGGAGTAATAGAAATTATCGGAACAATGATTGGTTTTGGCGCGGTAACTGTCGCGAGCGCGATACTTCCTTTTGCGCTTGCATTTGCTGGAGGAACGATGATCTACGTGGTGAGCGATGAGATGATCCCGGAGACTCACAGTCATGGGTATGAGCGGCAGGCAACATACGCGTTGCTTTTCGGGTTCATGACGATGATTCTGATGGACTGGTATATTTAA
- the sigF gene encoding RNA polymerase sporulation sigma factor SigF, which produces MEHTLALIELAHEGDKEARDTIINENMGLVWSIVKRFANRGVDMEDLFQIGCIGLLKAVDKFDLSYEVRFSTYAVPMIAGEMKRFLRDDGMIKVSRSLKETGHKAYAAKEQLEKQMGREPTLSEIAAAIEVPEEELVEAMDAGAQIESLQQTIYQSEGNSIELMDKLKEEGNSQETALDRIVLTEVLGTLNAKERELIYKRYFQDMTQTAIAKEMGMTQVQVSRMEKKILLGLRGKLL; this is translated from the coding sequence ATGGAGCATACCCTTGCCCTGATTGAATTGGCGCACGAAGGGGATAAGGAAGCGAGAGATACGATTATTAATGAGAACATGGGTCTTGTCTGGAGTATCGTGAAGCGTTTTGCAAACCGCGGGGTCGATATGGAAGATTTGTTCCAGATAGGATGCATTGGACTGCTGAAAGCTGTAGATAAGTTTGATCTGAGTTATGAGGTCAGATTTTCAACGTATGCTGTTCCCATGATTGCGGGAGAGATGAAGCGTTTTCTACGGGATGACGGAATGATAAAGGTCAGCCGCTCGCTGAAAGAAACAGGACACAAAGCGTATGCGGCAAAAGAACAGCTGGAAAAACAGATGGGAAGAGAGCCGACGCTTTCTGAGATTGCTGCTGCGATTGAGGTGCCGGAGGAAGAGCTGGTGGAAGCAATGGATGCAGGGGCTCAGATTGAGTCTCTGCAGCAGACCATTTATCAGAGCGAAGGCAACAGTATTGAGCTGATGGACAAGCTGAAAGAGGAAGGAAACAGCCAGGAAACGGCGCTGGACAGGATTGTCCTCACAGAAGTTCTCGGAACTCTGAACGCAAAAGAACGTGAACTGATTTATAAAAGATATTTTCAGGATATGACACAGACAGCCATTGCAAAAGAAATGGGAATGACGCAGGTGCAGGTATCCAGAATGGAAAAAAAGATTTTATTGGGATTACGGGGAAAGTTGTTATGA
- the spoIIAB gene encoding anti-sigma F factor yields MENTNEMSIEFDSRSCNEGFARVAVAAFCTQLNPTLEEVADVKTAVSEAITNSIIHGYESEVHKIRIECKTVGHELYLTVIDHGKGIEDVKKAMEPLFTTKPEWNRSGMGFAFMEAFMDEVVVVSEPGKGTEVHMKKTVGSRIGEFPE; encoded by the coding sequence ATGGAGAACACGAATGAAATGAGCATTGAATTTGACAGCCGCTCCTGCAATGAAGGGTTTGCCAGGGTGGCGGTTGCGGCATTCTGCACGCAGTTAAATCCCACACTCGAGGAGGTTGCAGATGTAAAAACAGCAGTATCGGAGGCGATCACAAATTCAATCATTCATGGATACGAGAGCGAAGTACATAAGATCAGAATTGAATGTAAAACGGTTGGTCATGAACTGTATCTTACAGTGATCGATCATGGAAAAGGAATCGAAGATGTAAAAAAGGCGATGGAACCTCTTTTTACAACAAAACCGGAGTGGAACAGATCCGGTATGGGATTTGCTTTTATGGAAGCCTTCATGGACGAGGTCGTTGTGGTATCGGAGCCCGGAAAAGGGACAGAAGTTCACATGAAAAAGACAGTCGGAAGCCGTATTGGTGAGTTTCCGGAATGA
- a CDS encoding SpoVA/SpoVAEb family sporulation membrane protein, producing the protein MDYINAFWVGGLICALVQILLDRTKLMPGRIMVLLVCTGAFLGAIGVYGPFQEFAGGGASVPLLGFGNVLWKGIKEAVDADGFIGLFMGGFKAGAVGTSAALIFGYLVSLVCKPKMKS; encoded by the coding sequence ATGGATTATATCAATGCATTTTGGGTAGGGGGGCTGATCTGTGCACTTGTACAGATTTTGCTGGACCGTACAAAGCTGATGCCCGGCCGTATCATGGTACTGCTCGTGTGCACCGGGGCATTTCTGGGAGCCATAGGCGTATATGGACCGTTTCAGGAATTTGCCGGCGGAGGGGCGAGTGTACCGCTCCTCGGATTTGGCAATGTGCTTTGGAAAGGGATTAAAGAAGCCGTGGATGCGGACGGGTTTATAGGATTATTTATGGGTGGCTTTAAGGCAGGAGCGGTGGGAACATCGGCCGCCCTGATCTTTGGATATCTGGTCAGTCTGGTGTGCAAACCCAAAATGAAGTCTTAA
- the upp gene encoding uracil phosphoribosyltransferase has translation MEQVFIMDHPLIQHKISRLRDETTGTNEFRKLVEEIGMLMGYEALRDLKMEKITVKTPIEECESPVIAGKKLAIVPILRAGLGMVNGILALVPSAKVGHVGLYRDHATHEPHEYYCKLPDPIEERVIVVLDPMLATGGSAEAAINFVKQHGGKKIKFMCIIAAPEGVRRLQKAHPDVQIYCGCVDRELNEDAYICPGLGDAGDRIFGTK, from the coding sequence ATGGAACAGGTATTTATTATGGATCATCCGTTGATCCAACACAAGATCTCACGGCTGCGTGATGAGACAACGGGAACGAATGAATTTCGTAAATTAGTGGAAGAGATCGGCATGCTGATGGGATATGAGGCGCTGAGGGATCTGAAAATGGAAAAAATCACTGTAAAAACGCCGATAGAGGAGTGTGAATCTCCTGTTATCGCCGGAAAAAAACTGGCGATCGTACCGATTCTGCGTGCGGGGCTTGGCATGGTGAATGGTATTCTGGCACTGGTTCCGTCGGCAAAGGTGGGCCATGTCGGGCTTTACCGTGATCATGCGACTCACGAACCGCATGAGTATTACTGTAAATTACCCGATCCCATCGAGGAGAGAGTGATCGTCGTTCTGGATCCAATGCTCGCGACGGGAGGATCAGCGGAGGCTGCGATTAATTTTGTGAAGCAGCATGGCGGGAAGAAGATTAAATTCATGTGTATTATTGCTGCTCCGGAAGGAGTGCGGCGCCTGCAGAAGGCACATCCGGATGTGCAGATCTACTGTGGATGTGTGGACCGGGAACTGAATGAAGATGCGTACATATGCCCGGGTCTTGGAGATGCCGGTGACCGTATCTTTGGGACAAAATAG